A part of Candidatus Micrarchaeia archaeon genomic DNA contains:
- a CDS encoding acetate--CoA ligase family protein, with product MGMLEDFELLKRNRFRLLPYGWAKTKTETHLIARSMGYPVALKIISEGISHKTDVGGVKIGIRNDQALSLAYDEIMEGAEGHEIRGMLVQKMARKGIELIIGGKKDAQFGHVIVLGLGGVYVEVFRDITARLCPISEADVEEMIDELKSHPILKGTRGQKGISVDGLKELMLATCRFMHKDDVKELDLNPVIFDDKGYDIVDARISR from the coding sequence ATGGGCATGCTCGAGGATTTCGAATTGCTGAAGAGGAACAGGTTCAGGCTCCTGCCTTACGGCTGGGCCAAGACTAAGACGGAAACACATCTCATCGCGAGGTCCATGGGCTACCCGGTGGCGCTCAAAATCATATCCGAGGGGATTTCGCACAAGACCGACGTGGGAGGTGTGAAAATCGGGATACGGAACGACCAGGCGCTTTCCCTGGCATACGACGAGATAATGGAGGGCGCGGAAGGGCACGAAATCCGAGGAATGCTGGTGCAGAAGATGGCCCGCAAAGGGATTGAACTGATAATAGGCGGGAAGAAGGACGCGCAGTTCGGGCACGTCATTGTGCTCGGGCTCGGCGGGGTTTACGTGGAGGTTTTCAGGGACATAACCGCGCGGCTGTGCCCCATCAGCGAGGCGGACGTGGAGGAGATGATTGACGAGCTGAAAAGCCACCCCATACTGAAGGGAACGCGCGGGCAGAAGGGAATAAGCGTAGACGGATTGAAGGAGCTGATGCTCGCGACGTGCAGGTTCATGCACAAGGATGACGTAAAGGAGCTGGACCTGAATCCGGTGATTTTCGACGACAAAGGCTACGACATAGTGGATGCGAGGATAAGCAGGTAA